Within the Deltaproteobacteria bacterium genome, the region TCCGGAGGAGCTCGACGAGTCGGAGGGCGGGCGCCTGGCGATGGGGGACCTGGTCGGCAAGTACGGGCTGGAACGGTTGATGGACAACGTCCTGCGCGGGGTGAACGGCGGCAGGAAGGTGGAGGTCGACGCGGCGGGCCGCGACCGGCGGATGGTGGAGGAAGTGGCCTCCCGGACCGGCGGAACGGTGTACACCACGCTCGACGCGGACCTGCAGAAGGCGGCGCAGGAGTCGCTGGGGGACCGCGCCGGCGCCGTGATCGCCCTCGCCCCGAAGACGGGCGAGGTGATGGCGTTCTACTCGGCGCCGGCGTTCGACCCCAACGCGTTCGCCCGCGGGATCCGGAAGGCCGAGTGGCAGGCGCTTTCCGCGGACACGAGGAAGCCGATGCAGAACAAGGGGCTCCAGGGGACGTACGCGCCGGGGTCCACCGTCAAGCCGTTCCTCGCGATGGCGGCCCTCGAGGAAAAGATGCAGGACAAGGCCAGGACCGTCACCTGTCCCGGCTCCTTCCGGCTCGGGAACCGGGTGTTCCGTTGCTGGAAGGAGAAGGGACACGGCGCGGTCGACATGTACCGCGCCATCGTCCAGTCGTGCGACGTATACTTCTACACGCTGGGGCTCAAGCTCGGCCCCGACCGGCTGGCGAAGCTGGAGAAGGACGCGGGGCTCGGAACGATCACGGGAATCGACCTGCCCGGGGAGCGGAAGGGGCTGGTGCCGGACTCCGAGTGGAAGCGGACGGTGATGAAGGACCGCTGGTACGAGTACGAGAGCGTGATCCTCGGCATCGGACAGGGGGCGGTCCACCTGACCCCGCTGGAGATGGTCGTCGGCTATTCGGCGCTCGCGACCGGGGGCGAAGTGATGCGCCCCCGGATCGTTTCCCGGGTGGCGCCCATGGACGGGAAACCGGTCGACAGCGCGCCGGCGATGGAGCGGAAGCTCCCCTGGAACGCGGAGAACGTCGAGTTCGTGCGGAAGGCGCTGGC harbors:
- the mrdA gene encoding penicillin-binding protein 2, with protein sequence PEELDESEGGRLAMGDLVGKYGLERLMDNVLRGVNGGRKVEVDAAGRDRRMVEEVASRTGGTVYTTLDADLQKAAQESLGDRAGAVIALAPKTGEVMAFYSAPAFDPNAFARGIRKAEWQALSADTRKPMQNKGLQGTYAPGSTVKPFLAMAALEEKMQDKARTVTCPGSFRLGNRVFRCWKEKGHGAVDMYRAIVQSCDVYFYTLGLKLGPDRLAKLEKDAGLGTITGIDLPGERKGLVPDSEWKRTVMKDRWYEYESVILGIGQGAVHLTPLEMVVGYSALATGGEVMRPRIVSRVAPMDGKPVDSAPAMERKLPWNAENVEFVRKALAGVVNDYGTGGGAKLPGIVVGGKTGTAQVAAVKGKMIKSENLPYQIRDHAWFVAFAPVSDPEICVVAMVEHGGHGGSAAAPIVKAVMQEFFRTRLVGKEAR